A stretch of bacterium DNA encodes these proteins:
- a CDS encoding type II secretion system F family protein has translation DVKSGLSLFEALGKHPNVFSKLYVNMIRAAELGGILDKILDRLSQFLEKEMEIKTKIKSAMMYPVLVLFFSTSMLFAIFAFVLPKFKEIFAGMDVEMPAITSTLFSIGDVFAKIWWLVIIAAIGLFIGFKFYIKTPAGHYQFDMVKLKLPIMGDLTLKLSVARFSRTFGTLIASGVPTMRSLEIVGETSGNAVISLAIDQTRNSLREGSKLSTPLAESGLFPSMVTHMIDVGEESGRLSDMLVKVADFYEQEVDAAVKGLTSMIEPLLIMFMGGMVGFIALAVMMPLFKLVSSVN, from the coding sequence TGATGTCAAAAGTGGTTTAAGCTTATTCGAAGCTCTTGGAAAGCACCCGAATGTCTTTTCGAAGCTTTATGTCAACATGATCCGCGCTGCCGAATTAGGAGGCATCCTCGATAAAATTCTTGATCGCTTGTCCCAATTCCTCGAAAAAGAAATGGAAATCAAGACCAAGATCAAGTCAGCGATGATGTACCCAGTCCTAGTTTTATTCTTTTCTACTAGTATGTTATTTGCTATCTTTGCATTCGTCCTGCCCAAATTTAAGGAAATTTTCGCGGGCATGGATGTAGAAATGCCGGCGATAACCTCTACCCTCTTCAGCATAGGCGATGTATTCGCTAAAATTTGGTGGCTGGTAATAATTGCCGCCATAGGGCTATTTATAGGGTTTAAATTCTATATAAAGACACCTGCCGGTCACTACCAGTTCGATATGGTTAAACTCAAGTTGCCCATTATGGGTGACCTTACTCTGAAACTTTCTGTAGCTCGCTTCTCGCGAACCTTTGGAACTTTGATAGCCAGCGGTGTGCCTACGATGCGCTCACTTGAAATCGTTGGTGAGACTTCGGGAAACGCTGTCATCTCATTGGCTATTGACCAAACACGAAATAGCCTTCGCGAGGGATCGAAGCTCAGTACTCCACTTGCAGAAAGCGGATTGTTCCCATCAATGGTTACACATATGATTGATGTGGGCGAAGAATCAGGCCGTCTGAGTGATATGCTCGTAAAGGTTGCTGACTTTTATGAGCAGGAAGTCGATGCCGCAGTCAAGGGGCTAACCTCGATGATCGAGCCTTTGCTCATCATGTTCATGGGCGGAATGGTTGGCTTTATCGCTCTGGCAGTAATGATGCCGCTATTCAAACTCGTAAGCTCTGTGAACTAA